Genomic segment of Caloramator mitchellensis:
TTGAGGAAATAACATATAAAAGAAAAAAGCCATCTTCATATGTAGGAAAGAAAGACAACCTTGCTGATTTAAAAAGAGTTGTTATTGAGCATAAATTAGATGAAGATAAAGCAGTTTGCGATAAATGCCATGAAAAATTAAGTATAATCGGAACTAAAACAAAAGAAGTTTTAAAATATAAGCCAGCAGAGTTGTATATAGAAGAACATATTACTTACAGCTACGCTTGCAAATCATGTGAAAAAACAGATGAAA
This window contains:
- a CDS encoding IS66 family transposase zinc-finger binding domain-containing protein translates to MENHLDENVKVIISKLEKEIADKDLEINNLKNELEFLKNQILNKNKKIFGKSSEQLNVDQISLFNEAEKYSNDKADEPTIEEITYKRKKPSSYVGKKDNLADLKRVVIEHKLDEDKAVCDKCHEKLSIIGTKTKEVLKYKPAELYIEEHITYSYACKSCEKTDE